In Listeria cossartiae subsp. cossartiae, the DNA window TGATTGTCGCACCAATTGGGTTTATGGCATTACAATTTAGAATACCAGAAATCTTTAACCACCTAATCGTTTTTAATAAAAAATACTTTTGGGGTATTATCGTAGGTGTTTTTATTACGAATCTATTCTTTTCTGGATTAGGTTGGATTGATTTAGTTTTTGGCGTAGCACAATCGGCTATTTCCCTTTTACTAATGATTGGCATTTCTAAATACGTGAAAGGAATTATTCCGCGGATGATTATTAATACGATTCTATTCTCCGTAACGATGGCGATTATCGCTTGGGAGTTAGTAATTGTTTTTGACTTACCATTCTTGATTACTTGGGCAACAACAGCTGCAAGTGAATTCATCGTGATGGGTGTCGGGATTCCGTTGATGTATTTATTGAATAAACGGTTGAATTTCCGTAAAATGATTGATTAAATGAGAGGGTCTAAGGGAACTTAGGCTCTTTTTATTTTTGTAAAAAGCGAGCTGCCTCCTGTATCAATTCAACTAATTGACCATTCGTATAGTCTTTATTCGATTGCTGAATTTCTACCGCTAAACTTAAAATCATCCTAGCAAAACAATTAGGAATAAAGTGACTATCTGAAAAGGAAACTTCTTTTAACAAACTAATTCGAAGTATTTCTCCAGACACTACATCAATAAAAATATTTTCTGCCCGGCTCCAAAAAATCACTTGAAATAAAAGCGGGTTTTTTTGAATAGTTCGGAGGATTAAGCGTTGGATATTTTCTTTTGTTAAAATAATTTGGTCGAATTCCAAAGAGAAGTACTGCATGGTTCGCAAAATCTGGACTTCAATCACTTGAATAATCTCCTCATGATGACGATAAAAAGTGGCTCGTGATACTCGAGCTTGTTCGCATAAATCTTTTATAGATATTGATTCAAATGTTCTACCTTCCACATAAAACCTCTCCAAAATAGTATATAGTTTGGTTTGTGTTTTTTGTGTACGCAAATCAACATTCAACGGTTGATGCACTTTTACGTAGTTATTCATAAAACTCTCCTTTTTATGATACATAATTGTTATTAGTGTATCGAAATGTGGCTATTTTAGCAACGTAAAAAGGGGTATTGTTTACTTAAGGAGGAATGAACATGAAAATTATAACAATAGAAGAACATTTTGAATCCGAAGTCATTACGAATGAAATCAACAAAGTCACTGGAAATTTAGTAAGAGGACAGGTAAGTCCGGAAATGTTTCAATATATGCAAAAGGAACTTCCTTCAGCAGCGGAAATGCAAGATACAGAAAAGCGTTTAGCATTTATGGATCAACATGGTATTGATATGCAAATACTCTCTTATGGGAATAGTTCTCCGCAAAACTTAGATCCAAAAATTTCGGTAGCTCTGTGTAAGCGAGCAAATGATGAACTAGCGAAGGTGATTCAACAAAATCCTACGCGATTTGCCGGTTTTGCTGTCTTACCAGTAGGCTCACCAGAAGATGCTGCTATTGAATTAAAAAGAGCCGTAGAAGAACTTGGTTTCAAAGGTGCACTTGTAAAAGGGCAGTTTGAAAACAAATATTTTGATAATCGCTTTTATTATCCGATTTTCGAAATGGCAGAAAAACTAGATGTACCGATTTCGTTCCATCCATCGTTTATCCCAGAAGCTATTACAGAACAATATTTTTCCAGTGATGCTTGGTCTGATGTGGTGATAGGGGTATTTTCATCTGCTGGTTTTGGGTGGCATATGGACGTTGGTATTCAAGTCGTGCGGATGATTCTTTCAGGTATATTTGATAAATTACCGAATTTAAAAATCATCACAGGGCATTTAGGGGAAATGGTGCCAATGTTTTTAAACAGAATGGACAATACACTCGGCCACTGGACAACGCTAGAACGGAAAATTTCTGACTACTACCGGACGAATGTGTATGTGACACCAAGCGGCTTATTATACCAAAATGAATGGAAGTTTTTATTAAATGAATTAGATGAAAATCATCTTATTTATGCGCTAGATTATCCTTTTGTAAAACCAGAAAATGCTGGAACTTTCCTAGATACACTTGATTTAACGGATGAAGTAAAAGCAAAAATCGCTCACGAAAATGCTGAAAAATTATTACATTTATAAAAGGTGGAATTCAAAATGACTTTATCAAAAGAACAAATGAAAGCAACGAAAAGTGAGTTTGCGGAGAATTTGGCGCTTGCGAATTTAACAATTGCCGAAGTAGCGAAAGAACTAAATACAAGTGAAGTAAAAATAGAACGGATTTTGAATTTAAAGCAGCGTTCTTTAAATGATGGTTGGATTTTGCGGAATTACTTACTTAGAAAGGTAGCGGAAGTAGGGAAGACACCAGTTCCATTTACAGCGCTCAGTGGGGATTATCATGGGTATTGGTTTTTAGATGGAGAAGAAATTGATTCAGGGGTGTTAAGTGAAGGAGCTTGTTAAATAATGCATTTTTAAAGAAAAAATTCATTTGGAGAAGGTATGTTTGCATCAATTGAAGAATAAGAAATAAGTATAAAAAGTTAGAAGGTACAGGCATTAATGTACTTTCTAACTTTTTTTAGTTTAAGTAATGACTACTATTAATAGCAAATATATTTTCGCAGAGAAACACTAGTGTTACCACAATACTATAGTGATTATTAAACAATAAAATCAAATTAATCTAGGACTTCCTCAACGCAAATCTGGGAAATATTCTTTTTCAAATTGTAATAGAATAGCTTCTTTATCGATAGTAAGGAGAATATTTTTCGCCTTAGTTATTAAGCTATAATCATTAGTGTTAACACCTTGTAAATAATATGCGCTAGCTAATAAATCAAAGCGGTTAATTTCTTTAGCAATAATAATAGCAGCGTTTAAACTATTTGTTGTAATGGTAGAATTATGTTGCATAAAAATAGTGGCAGTATTGATAAGCAGAGCTAATTTAAGCGGATTTAAGGATTTATCTAAAGCATTATATTTATCAATCATTGTTAATAATCGGGGGACAAATTTTTCGATTACATCCAGCGGGAAATAAAATAGAATATTACACACGAGGCGTATCTCAATCAGTGAGAAATTATCAATTTTTTCTAATCGCTTCCAGATTGGCTTAACAAGCTCTTGTGCTTTTTCAACTTCATTGTTTGTTAAAAGAAGGGATGCCTTTAACACGATTCTAATATCTTCTAATAAATTGTCTTTAAAATGATTATCTAAATAATTATCGCATCTATTTATAATTTTCAATATTAGTTCTGTTTGTGTATTAGAAACGAGTTTGAAAAAGTCTGCAATAATATCTTCTCGAGTGTTTAATTTATAATCATTTTTAATATACCGAAGTTCATCCATGGTTACATCTAATTTAATGACGATATTCTCTATTGTAGTGATGGTTGGTATAATATTGTTATTTTCGATTTTCGAGATAGTAGTGCGAGCAAGAATGTTATTAGATATATACGATTGAGAAAGTGATTTATTTTTTCTGATTTGACGAATAGCAGCTCCATATGTTTTTATAATAGCTCTCCTCCAATGTAGTAAAATAATTATAATGTTTTTTGGGGGTGAATATAGTGAACATAAAACTGAAATTATGTATTTTTATTGTAACATAGTGAATATACAAATAATAGAATTTGTGAAAGGAGTATCAAATTATGATGCAAATGATTAATTGGTTTTTTGGTTCATCAAATTATTTAAGATAGTTTTAGTCAATTTAAATAATACTAAGAAAGGAAACTAATTTAGCCAGAAGATAGAAATATTTAGTTCGCTTTGATGCGGAATTAATATTTTGATTAATCTGAAAATAAAGAATTCATGTAAGGTGGTGATTACAATATAAATTAGTATTAGAAAGAAGTATATGAACTTTATGCAATATGGCGCTAAAGTATATATTGTTGAAGATTATATAAACAAGTGGGGTGCTTGTTTGGTTTATACTTTTAAAATTTAGGAGGAAATTAAATGATGAAAAAATTTGTAATTGCGATTGCTATAATCTTCGGTGTACTAGGAGCAAGTGGTGCTACAGATCAAAGTGTAGAAGCCGCTTCAACATACAATGCGACAGGAATGTATAACGGATTGCTAAAGGCGGAGTTAAGCTTAAATTATGGATCATGGTCTTCAGCAGCTAGGTATACCGGAACCAAGCCGTATAATCTTCCTAGAATAGCTATCCAAACTCGAATTCAAAGAAAAGATGGTGTAGTAAGGACATATTGGGAAGAAACAAGTAATGATTATGTGAAATATGATGGTGGATCTAATACAGTTGGTCCAAATGGAAATAATTATGCTCGTGCATATGGATATTATTATGGTGGTGGTGAAACTCGAGTAGCCACTAGATGGATGTAATACATTAACTTTAACAAGCACCCCAGATATAGGAGGAACTTCAATGTCTGTATTAATGAGTTGTGAAAATGTATCTAAAACTTATTCAGGGAATTTACAGCCTACATTAGTTAATATTAATTTAACAATTAAAAAAAATAATTTATATTTTATAAAAGGACCATCCGGAAGTGGAAAAACAACATTACTTAATATACTGAGTCTTATAGATGCACACTCTTCTGGAATAATGAAGTTCAATAATTTTGATATTAGTTCTATGAATACAAAAGCAAAAAACCAAATACTTTTAAATGACATAGGAATGATTTTTCAGAAATACAATCTATTATCACCGTTAAATGTGATTGAGAATATCATGATATCCAGACTATATGCAGATTTTTCTAAAAAAGATTGTATTATAAGTAAAGCAAAGCAAGTGATAAAGTTATTACATTTAGAAGGTTTAGAGGAACGAAAAATCAATCAACTATCTGGTGGACAACAACAACGTGTGGCAATAGCTCGAGTTTTAATGCAAGAGCCAGAACTCTTGCTAGCCGATGAACCGACAGCAAATGTTGACAAGGAAACAGAAGCAATCATAATGGATATTTTTAGTCAATATCGAGAAAAGGGAGCGTTAATAATAGTTTCTCATAATGATAGTTATGCTGATATTGTGGATGCATCCTACGAGTTAAATAAAGGTAGGATATCGAGCTATGAATAATAACAAATTCGTTTTTTGGAATTTTTGGAAAAATTATAAAAAAACTAGTAAGCAATGGTTGTCAACGGGAGTTGTTACTTTTTGCGGGCTTTTACTAATAAACGTGACTATTTTAATTGTTTTTATTGGAAATACATATATTAATGTAAATTTTACTGAAAATAATTCTCTAAAATGGATAGAGGTTCAGAGTGATGGGCCTTCGATTCCATTAAGACAAATATCAAGAAATAGAGATAATACAATTACACTATTACCAAAGTATGAACCCTTTATGAGTGGTGTAACGTTCGAAAATTATGATGAAAAAGGAAATATTAAAATGTCTATGGATGTTAATAGTATTTTTGTTCCTTATGAATCTCTTGAATTTTTTGGCATAAACATAAAAGATATTGATAAAATACAGTGGGATGAGGGGAAAGTAATTTTAGTTTCCCCAATTGATGCAAAAAGTAATGGGCTGTTAGATGGACAGAAATTGTCTGTTCCGTTTGATAAAACAGCATTCAATAATGAATTTGATTTAAGTGATACTGAATTAGAAGATTATATAGCTAAAATAAATGAAAATAAAATTGAGGTAACAGTTAAAATTCGAGAAATTACAACTTTGCCTCAATATGAAAATTATTCTTTACTTCCTATTCAATTATTAGTCAATCAACACAGTAAGGTTAATTCTATAAGTGAAGACGAATTTATTTCGAATGCTAAATTAACAGATGGGTTTTACATCATAGTAAAGAAATTCGAAGATGTAGATAAAATTGCTAATGAATACAAAGCAAGAGGTTATTCTCTTAAATATGCATTAGAGTCGTTTCAAAATCTATCCGAAATATTATCCAATGTAAAGTTAGTAAGTAATTATTTTATAATACTAGTGTCAATTATAATTAGTATAACTTTTATTAATAATTGCTCTCAAATATTATATCATCGAAAACATGAAATAGGATTACAACAAGCGCTAGGAATTAGTAAAAGGAGCTTGATTTGGAGTACTCTAATAGAATTCGTTTTTCAAAGTATTATAGTAATGATTATCATTCTTCCAACGATTATTTTTGAATGGTTTGTTGTTAAAAGTATGTTAACTAATAACATAGTGGGGATTAATGGTTTAGAAACAGTACTTGTTGTTTGGGGAATAAATTGGATTATTATATTAGCAATTTCTTTAATAGGAGCTACGTTCCCATTAATGGGAACGTTTAAATTAAAAATTGTAAATCTATTGGATTCCATAAACTAGTTTGGAGGGAAAATATGAAAAAATATTATTGTATGTATTTGATTGTTTTAGTATTGTTATCTGGCTGTACAACAACTCCAGTAAAGGAAAATACGAGTAATCAATCAATCAGTAATATAAAAGTAGAAAATATAAAAGACATTATTCCAATCAGCAAAGAAATAGTCAAGGATCAAAAAATTAAAGTAAAGTCCTATATTCTTAATGCCCAAACTGGAGAGCGTATTAATACAGATATTTTATTTGATGAAGTTCCGAATCTTTTCCAAATGCATGGATACGATATTTACTCTTCAGCATATCAATATTATAAAGATCGTCTTGTTATTGGCTGTCAATCTGGCGGAGGGAAAAGTTATGTTTATAAAATATCTGACGACGGGCAGTTGACTGTAGACACAGTCAACTATAATATACTTTATTATGATGAAAATAAAAGATTATATATAGCACAAACAGATGAAGGATATGTAACATTAAATGAAAAATATGCAGTGAATGAAGAATTTCCAGTACTTAAAGATAGCAATATTACTACTAAAGACCAGATGTTTATCTTGCAAGCCTATGGTGTTAATGAAATTTACTATTTAGGAAGATATGGTGAAAAGACTTACCAATTAATGAAATATAATTCAAATGAAAAGAAGTTAGTTAAAGTTTATGATTTGGTAGAAGAATTAAAACAACAGGGCATTGATTTTGAGGAAGGATCAGAAATTAATCCAAAAATGACTCTGTATAAAGAAGGTCAAAAATCATATATTTCTATCTCAGTAGATCGAATATGGAATGGAAAAGATGACTTTAAAGAAATTAATAAAAATATCCTAATAAATATTACTAATAATGTAGCCATATTTGATAATGCTTTTGAGGAGGATGATTCTGCATATCCTGAACTAGATTTTTCAAGAAATGTAATGCAAAGTTCTGATAAAATATCTATTTTCAAATTAAATGAAGGAAAAATAATAAGAGTGAATGACTACAATGCAGAAGATATTATTAATGATGGAGATAATCATATTAACTATATCTATCGTATGGATGATAAGGAAATTATAATGAATGTGCCATCAGGAGTTGTTAAATATAATATTGCTGAAGATAAAAGTGAACAACTATATGTAGATAGGCTTGAAGAATGATTCTATTATATTTTAGTCTTAAGATTAAATTGTGTTTGTGACTGACTATCCTCAAAATCACTAGTAACTTTAGAGTTCTAATTCTAAGGTTGCTAGTGATTTTTTGCCTAATCTCGTTTCAACAAAACAATATCCTCATTCTTCGTCAGCAATAAATCCACATGATTCTCGCCCCATAAGCAAAGTTTATTCAAAATCTCCGACAGCGATTCGCCGTATTCGCTCAAAGAATACTCGACTTTTGGTGGGATTTGTTCATATACTTTGCGGACAATAACCCCGGATTTTTCCAGCTCGCGCAATTGTTGTGTGAGCATTTTTTGTGTGATGTTGGGTATGAGTCGTTTTAATTCGCCAGTTCGTTTTTTGCCTTCGCGTAAATGGCAAAGGATGACTGGTTTCCATTTGCCGCCGATAACTTCTAGTGTAGCTTCTACGCCGATATTGTATACTTTAGTCATCGTAATCCTCCTATAGGCACTTTTTAGTATCTATATGACTTTTAAGTACCTTCTTGTTATTCTGTACGGTATATAAGATACTGTATAACAGAACGAAACAATTTGCAATTTTTTAGGGGGAAATAACGTGGATATGAAAAAAGTGAATCCTAATTTGACGCTTTTGGCGTTGGCGATTAGTGCGTTTGGGATTGGATCAACAGAATTTATTAGTGTGGGGCTGCTTCCGCTGATTTCTTCTAGTATGGGTGTGTCGATTAGTACGGCTGGTTTGACTGTATCGATTTATGCGCTTGGTGTGATGGTTGGGGCGCCGGTTTTAACGACGATGACGGCGAAGATGAATCGTAAAAATTTGTTATTATTAGTAATGCTCGTGTTTCTGATTGGGAATCTTGTCTCAGCATTTGCGGTGAGTTTTGGGATGCTCCTTACTGGGCGTGTAGTTGCGGCATTTGCGCATGGGGTATTTATGTCGATTGCTTCTGTTATCGCGGCAGATGTGGTTCATCCGAGCAAACGGGCTAGTGCGATTGCGGTGATGTTTACGGGACTTACGGTGGCGACTGTGACGGGGGTGCCGCTTGGGACGTTTATCGGTCAACTGTTTGGCTGGCGGATGTCGTTTCTGTTTATTGTTGCGATCGGTGTGATTGCGATTATTGCTAACTTTTTCCTTGTGCCGAAAAATTTATCGAATGGTAAGAGCATTTCGTTTAAATCGATTGGGCAATTGTTAGTTAATAAAAAAATCGTGATGGTTTTACTCATGACGGCGTTTGGTTATGGTGGTACTTTTGTGGTTTATACGTATTTATCGCCGCTGTTTAGCAAAATGGGATATTCTACGAGTATGATTGTTATTTTGCTGATTGTTTATGGCGTGATGGTTGCGATTGGGAATACGATTGGTGGGCATTTTGCGAATGAGCGTCCGGCTAAGGCACTTTTCGTGATGTTTAGTTTGCAAGGAATTACGCTATTATTGCTTCAATTTACATCTGGAAATGCGATTTTTGGATTAATTACGATTATGTTGATGGGATTTTTCGCTTTTATGAATGTGTCGGGTTTGCAGCTTTATGTTGTGCAGTTGGCAGAGCGGTATTTGCCGGAAACGGTGAGCATGGCTTCGGCGCTTAATATTTCGGCTTTCAATGTTGGGATTGCACTGGGCGCATTTATTGGCGGATTAGTGACGGAATATATTGGATTGAGTTATACGCCGATTGTCGGATTTTTGATGGTTTTCATTGCAATTATTTTAACTTTCTATATGAAAAAAGATAAATAGTTCAAATAATAGGCCTTTTACAGTGAATGTAGAAGGCTTTTTTTGTGCTTTCAGTAGCTCCGACCTATTCCGGCAAGGTTTTTTTCCAGTTATAGTAAAATGGGTAGTTTTTTTGTCCCTACGTGTCTGACAAAAATAGCTATATAGCTTATTGTAAGCCCTATCATGAAAATGATAAATTGAATTTAGAAAGAGGAGTGATACCTGATGAAACTAAATCAGCAGTGTATTCAAATTTTAGATTTTCTTATGGAGCAGGAAGATTTTAAAAATATTGGTTATATTTCTAACTCGCTTGGTTGTTCTGAGCGCAGTGTTCGTTATAGTTTGGAAAAAATCGATATTTTTCTCCATGAGCAAACATTACCAGCTCTTATCAGACATACGAGGAAAGGGGTGCTACTTCCGGAAAAGAACATCGTAAACCCGGTTGTGAGTAAGTTCAAACAACAAATCACACCGAAAAAATATCGTTACAGTCAAGAAGAAGTGCAGCAATTTTTACTGCTAAAACTGCTTCTAAGTGAAGAAGTGCTTCCGGTTACTTATTTTGAAGAAGTTCTTTTTATTTCAAGATCCTCTGTGTTAAATCATTTACGTGCCATTGAAGGAGAACTTTTTTTAAATAATTTGGATTTATCGCATCAGCCGCGGCACGGTTTTCTAGTGACTGGAAATTTAATTACGAAAACATCGCTTTTTGCTAGAAGTTTCTTGCGTTTTATTAATATCCGCGAATTTTATCAGTTTTTAGATTCGGAAAATAGCTTATCTAAAAAAGGCGAGTTATTTTTTTATAATCTTTTTGAACTGGAGATTTTGCAGGAGGTGAATCGTGAGGCGCATTCGGTGGAGGAGAATATGACACGTGCGATGGATGAGCAGCTTTATTTAACGTTAATTGCGATTTTACTGAAGCAGCATGAGGCGAAAGTGGATTTTCAGTTTACGGCGGATTTTGAGGTGGTCGATGAGCTTGATAAGGCGCTGGAAACGATTATTGGGTCGCTAAAACAGTATCAATATGGTCGCGAGGATGAAGCGGTTATTGAAGCGTTTGTGACTGGTATTTGCGAAAAAATGGGCGAAATTTATCAAGTAGATTTTGTGCACGGAGATACGGATTTTTATACGCAAATCAAGGCGCATATTAAGTTGATGATTCGACGTGTTCGCGCTGGAGTCATTATTGAAAATCCGATTTTTAATGAATTTATGCGTGATAATCGCGAAATTTATATGCGCGTGAAGGAAAGCTTGGAAGCGTTAAAGCCGCTACTCCCAATTTCAGTTAGCTCTCAGGAAATTTCATTTTTAGCGATATATTTTGCGTCCGAGGTACAGCGCAATAAGCAAACGGTCGAAACGAAACCGAACTTGTTGATTATTTGTCCAGAAGGTGTCGCAGTTTCGAAAATGATTGCCATTCAGTTGAAGCGGATGTTTGAGTTTGAGTCGATTCAGACGATTGGTCTTCGGAAGTTTAAGCGGGCGATGATGAGCGATTTTGATTTTGTTATTAGCACAGTGGATTTGCCGGATATGCAAGACTCCAAGGTGCTCCGAATTCATAGCTACTTGCAAAAAGAAGATATGGAATTATTGCAAAAGCATTTACGGATGAAACTCGTCAAAAGTGATAAGCAGATTATTAATAAGTTTAGTAAAATTTTAGCGATTATTGGTGAAAATACGCAAATTAATAATTTAAGTAAGTTAGAATTCGATTTATTGGAAGCGCTTATATCGGATGAAGGAGAGACCCCAAAGAGAGTTATCCCACCGTTTCAATTTACAGAGGAAGCCATTGTTATGGAAGAAACGTGTCCTACTTGGCGACAAGCGATTAAACTTGGAACGAAATGTATGGAGCAGTTAGACGTAATTGAGCCGAGTTATCATGAAAAAATCATTCATAATTTAAAAGTGTATGGGCCGTATATGGTCGTTGCGCCGGGCATAGTGATTGCGCATGCGGGGGCAAGTGATGGTGTTTTGATGGATGGCATTGGAGTGACAATCATTGAGGACGGTATTATGTTTTTTGACAGGTACGAGGAGCCGGTTCATGTCATTTTCACACTAGCTTTAAAAACGAAAGAAGCGCATTTAATCGTGGAACAATTAATGAAATTAGCGCTGGACGAAGAAAAAATGCAAAAAATTAAAATGGCTAGCTCAAAACGTGATATTTATCATTACGTTAAGTCGGCTATCTTTGAATGAGAGAGGGATTCATAATGGACATAGAAAAAATATCGTTTTCATTAATTTCACTGGCGGGGGATTCATTTTCTAAATTAATTGAAGCATTACAAGCCGCAAAAGTATCAGATTCAGAATTAGTAGAGCAACTTTTGAAAGAAGCAGATGACCTTATGATTGAAGCGCACAAAGTACAGACGGAAATGCTGATTCAAGAAACAAGAGGGGAACAAGCTAATTTTTCCGTTTTACTCGTACACGCGCAAGATACATTAATGAACACCATCTTAGCATCAACTTTAATTCGTGAAATGATCGAAATGCATCAAGAGATTAAAACATTAAGAAAAGAGGAGGAAAAGTAAATGGAAATCAATCAATTACATGTGCTTTTAGTATGTAACTTAGGCGCGTCTACAGGGGTAATGGTCACAAAAATGAAAGAAATTGCGCAAAATAGTGAAAAATTGACGAATACGGATGTAAAAATCGAAGCGCATCCAGCAGGAGAATTACGCGAGCATATTGAAGACTTTGACGTTATTTTAGTCGGTCCTCAAATTAAACATCAACTCAAACATTTAAGTGAAATCGCGGCGGAATATAATAAGCCAATTCAAGTCATCGATACGAAAGATTACGGCACAGTCAACGGCGCAAACATTTTAAAAGACGCGATTATCCTTAAAATGAACAAATAAAAAAAGTGGAGGGAAACAACATGTCGAGTAAAAACAAACAATCTTTTATGAACCGTTTTATCGCTTTTATGGAGAAGTATTTTGAGCCTGTCGCAGCTAGAATTGAAAAGCAACGCCATATTTCCTCAATAAAAAATGGGATGATTGCTTTGATCTCGGTATTAATTATTGGGTCATTCTCGCTGATTATTTCGGCAATTGGGAATATGTTTCCGGCGGGTTCTGTTGTCAAAGAATTCTTTGTTCAAAATGCAGAAGCACTTAATTTACCGTTTCAATTTACGTTTGGACTACTATCGATTTATGCAGCAATAACGATTTCTTACAGCCACGCGAAACAAATGAAAGTCCCTGTGTTACATAGTGTGATGGCTGCTGTTATGGTAACGCTAATCCTCAATACAAAAATGGTTGACGGCGTTCTTAATACGGCATTCCTCGATTCAAGAGGGCTATTTATCGCCATTTTCGCAGCACTTATTTCTGTAGAACTTATCGGCTTATTTATTAGAAAAAATATTACGATTCGTATTAAAGGTCTACCAGCAGGAATCGCGACAACGTTTGAAGCAATTATTCCGCTCGTAGTATTACTGTTCAGTGCAGTAGGTTTAAGTATTTTAATGCAAAGTGTGACTAGTGGGCAAATTATTCCGGAAGCCTTTACGACGATGCTAGCGCCAGCGATTAATAGTATTGATACGCCTTATGCAGTTTTCCTTATTTGTTTCCTTGAAATGCTATTCTGGTTTATCGGTCTAAATGGTTATGCAATTTTGATTGGCTTTGTACTTCCATTTATGACACAATATTTAGGAGCAAACGCGGCTGCATATGCGGCGGGAGAACCAATTCCTCACGTATTTGCACCAAACTTCTGGGATTACTTCATGGGATTCTCTGGTTCAGGTATTACAGGTGCCTTAGTTATCCTCGCGCTATTTAGTAAATCAAGAGAACTAAAAGCAGTCGGGAAAGTATCCGTCGTTCCAGCGATCTTCACGATTTCTGAGCCAGTTGTGTTCGGTTTACCAATCTGTTTTAACCCGTATTTATTTATTCCGTTCGTACTAGGAACGCCAATTTTAGCGGTAGGGCAATGGTTTGTGTTCCACTTTGGTTGGGTTCGCCCGCCGATTGCGAATGTTGGTGGCACACCGATTCCACTCGCGCAGTATTTGGCGACAATGGACTGGCGAGCAATTATTTTAATTATCGTCGTTCTCGCGGCAGCCGTTTGTATGTACTATCCATTCTTTAAAATGTATGAAAAGAGCTTGATCAAAGAGGAAACAGTTGTATCAGAACGCCAAGCAGCACATGATGCACTGGACTTGGATTTCTAATAGAGAAAGGTTGATTTAAAAATGAAACTAGTTATTAATGAAAATGAGCAAGTCGTGGCGGAAACGGTGAGCCAAAGAATCATTGAATTAGTAAAGGAAAAACCTGCGAGCTTAATTTGTATCGCTGGTGGGGATACACCTTTACTGACGATAGAGGCGCTCATTAAAGCGAATCAAGCCGGTGAAGTAGATTTCAGCCAAACGCAATTTGTTGGTTTGGATGA includes these proteins:
- a CDS encoding MFS transporter is translated as MDMKKVNPNLTLLALAISAFGIGSTEFISVGLLPLISSSMGVSISTAGLTVSIYALGVMVGAPVLTTMTAKMNRKNLLLLVMLVFLIGNLVSAFAVSFGMLLTGRVVAAFAHGVFMSIASVIAADVVHPSKRASAIAVMFTGLTVATVTGVPLGTFIGQLFGWRMSFLFIVAIGVIAIIANFFLVPKNLSNGKSISFKSIGQLLVNKKIVMVLLMTAFGYGGTFVVYTYLSPLFSKMGYSTSMIVILLIVYGVMVAIGNTIGGHFANERPAKALFVMFSLQGITLLLLQFTSGNAIFGLITIMLMGFFAFMNVSGLQLYVVQLAERYLPETVSMASALNISAFNVGIALGAFIGGLVTEYIGLSYTPIVGFLMVFIAIILTFYMKKDK
- a CDS encoding BglG family transcription antiterminator, yielding MKLNQQCIQILDFLMEQEDFKNIGYISNSLGCSERSVRYSLEKIDIFLHEQTLPALIRHTRKGVLLPEKNIVNPVVSKFKQQITPKKYRYSQEEVQQFLLLKLLLSEEVLPVTYFEEVLFISRSSVLNHLRAIEGELFLNNLDLSHQPRHGFLVTGNLITKTSLFARSFLRFINIREFYQFLDSENSLSKKGELFFYNLFELEILQEVNREAHSVEENMTRAMDEQLYLTLIAILLKQHEAKVDFQFTADFEVVDELDKALETIIGSLKQYQYGREDEAVIEAFVTGICEKMGEIYQVDFVHGDTDFYTQIKAHIKLMIRRVRAGVIIENPIFNEFMRDNREIYMRVKESLEALKPLLPISVSSQEISFLAIYFASEVQRNKQTVETKPNLLIICPEGVAVSKMIAIQLKRMFEFESIQTIGLRKFKRAMMSDFDFVISTVDLPDMQDSKVLRIHSYLQKEDMELLQKHLRMKLVKSDKQIINKFSKILAIIGENTQINNLSKLEFDLLEALISDEGETPKRVIPPFQFTEEAIVMEETCPTWRQAIKLGTKCMEQLDVIEPSYHEKIIHNLKVYGPYMVVAPGIVIAHAGASDGVLMDGIGVTIIEDGIMFFDRYEEPVHVIFTLALKTKEAHLIVEQLMKLALDEEKMQKIKMASSKRDIYHYVKSAIFE
- a CDS encoding PTS lactose/cellobiose transporter subunit IIA produces the protein MDIEKISFSLISLAGDSFSKLIEALQAAKVSDSELVEQLLKEADDLMIEAHKVQTEMLIQETRGEQANFSVLLVHAQDTLMNTILASTLIREMIEMHQEIKTLRKEEEK
- a CDS encoding PTS sugar transporter subunit IIB; amino-acid sequence: MEINQLHVLLVCNLGASTGVMVTKMKEIAQNSEKLTNTDVKIEAHPAGELREHIEDFDVILVGPQIKHQLKHLSEIAAEYNKPIQVIDTKDYGTVNGANILKDAIILKMNK
- a CDS encoding PTS sugar transporter subunit IIC gives rise to the protein MSSKNKQSFMNRFIAFMEKYFEPVAARIEKQRHISSIKNGMIALISVLIIGSFSLIISAIGNMFPAGSVVKEFFVQNAEALNLPFQFTFGLLSIYAAITISYSHAKQMKVPVLHSVMAAVMVTLILNTKMVDGVLNTAFLDSRGLFIAIFAALISVELIGLFIRKNITIRIKGLPAGIATTFEAIIPLVVLLFSAVGLSILMQSVTSGQIIPEAFTTMLAPAINSIDTPYAVFLICFLEMLFWFIGLNGYAILIGFVLPFMTQYLGANAAAYAAGEPIPHVFAPNFWDYFMGFSGSGITGALVILALFSKSRELKAVGKVSVVPAIFTISEPVVFGLPICFNPYLFIPFVLGTPILAVGQWFVFHFGWVRPPIANVGGTPIPLAQYLATMDWRAIILIIVVLAAAVCMYYPFFKMYEKSLIKEETVVSERQAAHDALDLDF